Proteins found in one Aneurinibacillus uraniidurans genomic segment:
- a CDS encoding cation diffusion facilitator family transporter — protein sequence MGMHHHDHPSHDHHGGHHHHHHGEHANENTLLWAFFLIAGFMIIEFIGGFLTNSLALLSDAGHMLSDAASLFLSVMAMWLARKPATPTKTYGYKRTEILAAFLNGLTLAVISIYIFIEAYDRFFEPQPVASLTMMLIAVIGLIVNIVVAWILMRGGDTHNNLNVRSAFLHVLGDMLGSVGAIAAGALIWLFGWTIADPIASVIVATLVLVSAWRIIRDSVNVLMEGVPSGMDIDRIRHAVLELDGVDAIHDLHVWTVTSSFPSLSCHIVIQDYTQAGDILRKVNQLFKDQFGIKHTTIQIEDAAMCAKGDMCDEEDHKH from the coding sequence ATGGGTATGCATCATCACGATCACCCTAGTCATGATCATCACGGAGGGCACCATCACCATCATCACGGCGAGCATGCCAATGAGAATACTCTATTGTGGGCATTCTTTTTAATTGCTGGCTTCATGATTATCGAATTTATTGGTGGCTTTCTCACGAACAGTCTCGCCCTGCTATCTGATGCAGGCCATATGCTAAGCGACGCTGCCTCGCTTTTTTTAAGTGTGATGGCAATGTGGCTCGCACGCAAGCCTGCCACTCCGACGAAAACATACGGCTATAAACGAACAGAGATTCTCGCTGCATTTTTAAATGGTCTTACACTCGCTGTCATCTCGATTTACATTTTTATCGAGGCATACGATCGCTTTTTTGAACCGCAACCTGTTGCTAGTCTTACCATGATGCTCATTGCTGTCATCGGTCTGATCGTCAACATCGTAGTTGCCTGGATTTTAATGCGGGGCGGCGATACACATAATAACCTGAATGTGCGCAGCGCTTTCCTGCATGTCTTAGGCGACATGCTCGGTTCTGTCGGCGCGATTGCGGCAGGTGCTCTCATCTGGCTGTTCGGCTGGACAATTGCTGACCCGATTGCCAGTGTCATCGTAGCTACTCTCGTGCTCGTATCCGCCTGGAGAATTATTCGAGATTCTGTTAACGTGTTAATGGAAGGGGTACCAAGTGGCATGGACATCGATCGCATCCGACATGCTGTGCTGGAACTGGATGGAGTAGATGCGATTCATGATCTACATGTATGGACCGTTACCTCAAGCTTCCCATCACTTAGCTGCCATATTGTTATCCAAGATTACACACAGGCTGGAGATATTTTGCGAAAGGTCAATCAGTTGTTCAAAGATCAGTTTGGCATCAAACATACAACCATTCAAATTGAAGATGCCGCTATGTGCGCCAAAGGAGATATGTGCGATGAAGAAGATCACAAGCATTGA
- a CDS encoding ArsR/SmtB family transcription factor gives MKKITSIEPAICHLPAEKIHGLREDLACRPIEHLAALFKGLADANRVKIGYILTQHAELCVHDIADLVGISVANASHHLRLMRTLGLTKTRKDGTTVFYSLTDDHIHRILLVGMDHMEEGKHHENNTK, from the coding sequence ATGAAGAAGATCACAAGCATTGAACCTGCCATATGCCACCTTCCTGCAGAAAAAATACACGGTCTGCGGGAAGACCTGGCTTGCCGCCCGATTGAGCATCTGGCCGCCCTTTTTAAGGGACTGGCCGATGCCAATCGCGTAAAGATCGGTTACATATTAACGCAACACGCAGAGTTATGTGTGCATGATATCGCTGATCTAGTTGGCATCTCTGTTGCCAATGCATCGCATCATCTGCGGCTGATGCGCACACTCGGCTTAACAAAGACACGTAAAGACGGTACAACTGTTTTTTATTCCCTAACCGATGATCACATCCATCGCATCCTGTTAGTAGGGATGGATCATATGGAAGAAGGGAAACATCACGAAAATAATACAAAGTAG
- a CDS encoding PaaI family thioesterase yields MDKQQLLAAIEQLSDRECKAIERTLTAVQNMKENKYPFLGNFLNVSEEISENSDVFVCSMPIGREVLNPYRIVYGGITATLADMAMGWMLEKRISGQDKFVTLDMHTNYHRAGTGKRLIATARVINQAQQIWQMACDVHNDRGDLVVTSTGTFLQLYRNRD; encoded by the coding sequence ATGGACAAGCAACAACTATTAGCAGCCATCGAACAACTGTCAGACCGCGAGTGCAAGGCAATTGAGCGGACACTGACGGCGGTACAAAATATGAAAGAAAACAAATATCCCTTCCTCGGCAATTTTCTTAATGTGAGCGAAGAGATAAGCGAGAATTCCGATGTATTCGTCTGCTCCATGCCAATCGGACGCGAAGTGCTGAATCCGTATCGCATCGTATACGGTGGTATTACAGCAACACTTGCAGATATGGCAATGGGCTGGATGCTAGAAAAGCGTATTTCCGGGCAGGATAAGTTTGTCACCCTCGACATGCATACAAACTATCATCGGGCAGGTACAGGCAAGCGGCTCATTGCGACTGCACGGGTTATCAACCAGGCGCAGCAGATCTGGCAGATGGCGTGTGACGTACATAACGACCGGGGTGATCTCGTCGTGACCAGTACCGGTACATTCCTGCAGCTATACCGCAACCGCGACTAA
- a CDS encoding alpha/beta fold hydrolase: MKQTVQTNGISLAYHEAGQGEALVFLHGFCGSSAYWERIAPELARTFRVITPDLRGHGASEVGDGTYSMDLLADDIAGLLKALRLEQAYVFGHSLGGYVTLALVDNHPELVKGFGLIHSTGLPDDKKAKEVRKERVTLIEEEGLEPFINDLIPRLFTPKNQEEMKDVVEHTRQIGLATPPKGAINTLQGMEIRPDRTTVLIKAKCPVLLVTGEDDHIIPSESTWAGAPEHAMRETYSHCVHMSMYETPDNLIHTIQSFVK; this comes from the coding sequence ATGAAACAAACCGTACAGACAAATGGCATTTCACTTGCGTATCATGAAGCAGGGCAGGGGGAAGCTCTTGTATTCCTTCACGGTTTTTGCGGCAGCTCTGCTTACTGGGAACGAATCGCACCCGAACTTGCTCGTACATTCCGGGTCATTACCCCGGACCTGCGCGGGCATGGTGCAAGTGAGGTAGGCGATGGCACGTATTCGATGGACTTGCTGGCAGACGATATTGCCGGGCTGCTTAAGGCACTCAGGCTTGAACAGGCCTATGTGTTTGGTCATTCTCTTGGTGGGTATGTGACGCTTGCGCTGGTAGATAACCATCCCGAGCTGGTAAAAGGATTCGGGCTCATCCACTCCACCGGACTGCCGGATGATAAGAAAGCGAAAGAAGTGCGGAAGGAAAGGGTAACACTTATCGAGGAAGAAGGCCTCGAGCCGTTCATCAATGATCTGATTCCGAGGCTTTTCACACCTAAAAATCAGGAAGAGATGAAAGATGTAGTGGAGCACACTCGCCAGATCGGCCTAGCCACCCCTCCAAAAGGAGCAATCAACACCTTACAAGGCATGGAAATACGCCCAGACCGGACGACTGTCCTTATAAAAGCAAAATGTCCCGTGTTGCTTGTCACCGGAGAAGACGACCACATCATTCCATCGGAAAGCACATGGGCTGGCGCACCCGAGCATGCTATGCGAGAAACATACTCCCACTGTGTTCATATGAGCATGTACGAAACGCCAGATAATCTGATCCATACCATTCAAAGCTTCGTGAAATGA
- the bacA gene encoding undecaprenyl-diphosphate phosphatase, which yields MEHYWIAIILGIVEGLTEFLPVSSTGHMILMADLLNFDGDKAKTFEVVIQLGSITAVVFVFWRRLLSLIGIGRTRTYGPQLNLLHVIIAVLPAGLAGVLLHDFIKKYLFSPYTVLMALVAGAILMIVAERFQPRITAPTIDDITYRQAFGIGLFQCLALWSGFSRSGATIAGGLLLGTSHKAAAEFTFIVAIPVMLGATGLDLIKSMHFLSASDFGFFATGFVTAFVVAMLAIVSFLKLLQRISLTPFAIYRLLLAAVFYLFVLR from the coding sequence ATGGAACACTATTGGATTGCCATTATCCTTGGTATCGTGGAAGGCTTGACTGAATTTTTGCCAGTTTCCTCCACGGGTCATATGATTTTAATGGCGGATTTACTCAACTTTGACGGGGACAAGGCTAAAACATTCGAGGTTGTGATTCAACTTGGTTCGATTACCGCTGTTGTATTTGTGTTCTGGCGGCGCCTGCTTAGTCTGATTGGAATCGGACGTACACGCACGTACGGTCCGCAATTGAATTTGCTGCATGTAATAATCGCTGTCCTGCCAGCAGGCCTTGCCGGTGTACTGCTACATGACTTTATTAAGAAATATTTATTCTCTCCATATACGGTGCTTATGGCGCTGGTGGCGGGAGCGATTCTGATGATTGTAGCAGAGCGATTCCAGCCACGTATCACCGCACCAACAATTGATGATATCACCTACCGTCAGGCGTTTGGGATCGGCTTATTCCAATGTCTAGCGCTCTGGTCTGGTTTTTCCCGCTCCGGTGCGACAATCGCAGGTGGTCTGTTGCTTGGGACAAGCCATAAAGCGGCTGCTGAATTTACCTTTATCGTGGCGATCCCGGTTATGCTGGGAGCAACCGGACTGGACCTGATAAAAAGCATGCACTTCCTTTCAGCGAGTGATTTCGGATTTTTCGCAACTGGCTTCGTAACAGCGTTCGTTGTTGCCATGCTGGCGATTGTATCATTCCTGAAGCTTTTGCAGCGAATCAGCCTGACACCGTTTGCGATTTACCGCCTGCTTCTGGCAGCTGTATTTTATCTGTTTGTGCTTCGGTAA
- a CDS encoding YbgA family protein, translating to MRDFARPTIVVSKCLEFDACRYNGQMIPDEFVSKLQEHVDFIPVCPEIAIELGTPRETIRVVLSGEDRRLIQPTSGRDVTDEMGQFADQFLASLSDVDGFILKNRSPSCGIKDVKVYSAGERPAVLHKSSGLFGGAITDRFPRAAIEDEGRLKNFKIREHFLTKLYTLSTFRAIKTQKSMKVLVNFQSDNKYLFMAYNQKELKVLGNIVANRDKKSIEEVLDAYEEHLGLLFARAPRFTSNINVMMHIMGYFSDYLSSGERGHFLELLEKYRDGKLPLSSPLSVLKSWVIRFEHPYLLRQTFFEPYPEEFVEITDSGKGRDF from the coding sequence GTGCGGGATTTTGCCAGACCAACGATTGTGGTAAGCAAATGTCTGGAGTTTGACGCTTGTCGATATAATGGGCAGATGATTCCGGATGAATTTGTCAGCAAGTTACAGGAACATGTCGATTTTATTCCGGTTTGCCCGGAGATCGCGATCGAGCTGGGGACGCCGCGCGAAACCATTCGTGTGGTACTGAGCGGAGAGGATCGCCGTCTGATACAGCCGACAAGTGGCCGAGATGTAACAGATGAGATGGGGCAGTTTGCTGATCAATTTCTCGCATCTTTGTCGGATGTGGATGGATTTATTTTGAAGAATCGTTCCCCTTCGTGTGGGATAAAAGATGTGAAAGTATACAGTGCCGGCGAGCGTCCAGCTGTTTTACATAAAAGCAGTGGATTATTTGGAGGCGCAATCACAGATCGGTTTCCGCGTGCTGCGATTGAGGATGAAGGACGACTGAAAAACTTTAAGATTCGCGAGCATTTTCTGACGAAGCTGTACACGCTGTCAACCTTTCGTGCCATCAAGACACAGAAGTCGATGAAAGTGCTGGTTAATTTTCAAAGCGATAACAAGTATTTGTTTATGGCGTATAATCAGAAAGAGCTAAAGGTGCTCGGTAACATTGTGGCGAATCGGGATAAGAAGTCAATCGAAGAGGTGCTGGACGCCTACGAGGAGCATCTCGGTCTACTGTTTGCGCGTGCGCCGCGCTTTACGTCGAACATTAATGTGATGATGCATATTATGGGATACTTCTCAGACTATTTGTCATCCGGTGAACGTGGTCATTTTTTGGAATTGCTGGAGAAATACCGGGATGGGAAGCTGCCACTGAGCAGTCCGCTTTCGGTGTTGAAATCGTGGGTGATTCGCTTTGAGCACCCGTATTTGCTTAGGCAGACATTTTTCGAACCGTATCCAGAGGAGTTCGTGGAGATCACGGATTCAGGAAAAGGAAGAGACTTTTAA
- a CDS encoding rhodanese-like domain-containing protein — translation MTTNAISAHEFADLYKQGALDESYIMDVRESYEWEVGHLKKANHMPMNTVPERLAELDREQTIFVMCAHGVRSWHVTQFLLNQGFEKIVNVEGGMAEVAFYIEE, via the coding sequence ATGACAACAAATGCGATTTCTGCGCATGAATTTGCGGATTTGTATAAGCAAGGGGCACTAGACGAAAGTTATATTATGGATGTGCGCGAATCATACGAATGGGAAGTAGGGCATCTTAAGAAAGCAAATCATATGCCGATGAATACTGTACCTGAGCGTCTTGCGGAACTTGATCGGGAGCAGACGATTTTTGTCATGTGTGCGCATGGCGTTCGGAGCTGGCATGTGACGCAGTTCTTGTTGAATCAAGGGTTCGAGAAAATCGTGAATGTAGAAGGCGGGATGGCGGAAGTCGCGTTTTATATTGAAGAGTAA
- a CDS encoding DUF1128 domain-containing protein — MNLTENTPENIEYMIEAIKDKLRIANASAVKASHFDDSKYEDLKDIYDMVMSRSQFSISEMEAIVTELGSLRK, encoded by the coding sequence ATGAACCTGACAGAAAACACACCTGAAAATATTGAATATATGATCGAAGCGATCAAGGATAAGCTACGCATTGCAAATGCCAGCGCTGTAAAAGCATCTCACTTCGATGACAGTAAATACGAAGACCTCAAGGACATTTATGACATGGTTATGTCGCGCAGCCAGTTTAGTATTAGCGAAATGGAAGCAATCGTGACCGAACTAGGCAGTCTACGCAAATAA
- the corA gene encoding magnesium/cobalt transporter CorA, whose amino-acid sequence MITTLAITTTGELLENIPLSCLSASDIDWYWVDFNVPTEDEAKLLDTYFRFHPLAIEDCLHFLQRPKLDYYENYLFFVLHSLNQTTLDVEEVDMFVGPNFLVSFHLKPLHELDEVRRKFLASTSGRSSGPVYIAYLLIDKLVDYYFPSVYRIEDALSELDTDERHIPGRKLMDEVFAIRADLLKLRRTVGSMRDLLYRILNSERLKEFKEHHLYFTDIYDHLLRLAEMIDSSREMTADMRDNYISVNSYRMNNVMMVLTIISSIFIPLTFIAGVYGMNFKNMPELDWKYGYFAVLAVMAIIGGSMFLWFRRKGWLDMHK is encoded by the coding sequence GTGATTACGACGCTTGCGATAACGACAACTGGAGAGTTGCTCGAAAATATTCCACTCTCGTGCCTGTCCGCTTCCGACATAGACTGGTACTGGGTTGATTTCAATGTGCCGACAGAAGACGAAGCAAAGCTGTTAGATACATACTTTCGTTTTCATCCGCTGGCGATTGAAGACTGTTTGCATTTCCTGCAGCGCCCCAAGCTCGATTATTATGAAAACTACTTGTTTTTCGTTCTTCATTCGCTGAATCAAACGACGCTTGATGTAGAAGAAGTCGATATGTTTGTCGGCCCGAACTTTCTCGTATCATTTCATTTGAAGCCGCTACATGAGCTTGATGAAGTACGGCGAAAGTTCCTTGCATCGACTTCGGGCCGTTCCAGTGGTCCGGTGTACATCGCCTATTTGCTGATTGATAAGCTGGTCGATTATTACTTTCCATCTGTGTACCGGATTGAAGATGCGCTGAGTGAGCTGGATACAGACGAGCGGCACATACCGGGGCGTAAGCTGATGGATGAAGTATTTGCGATTCGGGCTGATCTTCTGAAATTGCGGCGGACGGTTGGCTCGATGCGGGATTTGCTGTATCGTATATTGAATTCGGAGCGTTTAAAAGAGTTCAAAGAGCATCATCTGTACTTCACGGACATTTATGATCATCTGTTGCGGCTTGCAGAGATGATTGATTCAAGCCGGGAGATGACAGCAGATATGCGGGATAACTATATCTCGGTGAACTCTTATCGGATGAACAATGTGATGATGGTATTGACGATTATTTCGTCTATTTTTATTCCGTTGACGTTTATTGCGGGCGTGTATGGAATGAACTTTAAGAATATGCCTGAGCTGGATTGGAAGTATGGCTATTTTGCTGTATTGGCAGTAATGGCGATCATCGGGGGAAGTATGTTCCTCTGGTTCCGCCGTAAGGGATGGCTTGATATGCATAAATAG
- the lpdA gene encoding dihydrolipoyl dehydrogenase has protein sequence MVVGEVATETDVVVIGGGPGGYAAAIRLGQLGKSVVLVEKEELGGVCLNRGCIPSKALIYAAGEYAKLSRLTEIGITLPQGDAQFSLTAWQKHKQKIIEQLNRGVRQLCEKNGVTIAHGQAVFLSSDRIGVETGGDFETYRFEQAIIASGSRPMIPPFLSIDGQYILDSTSILALTELPASLAIMGGGYIGMELGMAFARLGCQVTIVEAAEEVLPQVSAVLKKDVLRHAKQWGMRIYTGTRVENTVIENGRVHLHVKTSTGSDTIESEKVLVTIGRTPYTEGLGLAQAGVLTDERGYIPVDEQCRTNRPHIFAIGDCTPGPALAHRASKQGIVAAEVIGGLPSAVDSPFIPYVIFTEPEIAGVGLTREEAEQQGYAVKVGQFPIRANGRALASGEADGMAEVIVEADSHLLLGFHMVGPDASNLIGEGVLALEMGARVEDIALTMHPHPTISEVWLEAACAALGHAIHVVNK, from the coding sequence ATGGTAGTCGGAGAAGTGGCGACAGAAACAGACGTGGTCGTGATTGGAGGTGGACCGGGTGGGTATGCGGCTGCCATCCGGCTCGGCCAGCTTGGCAAATCAGTTGTGCTTGTTGAAAAAGAAGAACTTGGCGGTGTTTGCTTGAATCGGGGCTGTATCCCATCAAAAGCACTCATTTATGCTGCCGGGGAATATGCGAAGCTATCTCGACTCACCGAGATCGGGATTACACTTCCACAGGGGGATGCACAGTTCTCGCTGACCGCCTGGCAGAAACATAAACAGAAGATCATTGAGCAGCTCAATCGCGGAGTGCGCCAGCTGTGTGAGAAAAATGGTGTGACTATTGCACATGGTCAGGCAGTGTTCCTGTCATCGGACCGTATTGGTGTGGAGACAGGTGGCGACTTTGAAACGTATCGCTTTGAACAGGCGATTATTGCCTCCGGGTCTAGGCCGATGATTCCCCCATTTCTGTCGATTGATGGGCAGTATATTCTTGATTCGACGAGTATACTGGCACTGACTGAGCTACCTGCAAGTCTGGCTATTATGGGTGGCGGTTATATCGGGATGGAACTTGGGATGGCGTTCGCCCGACTTGGCTGTCAGGTGACCATTGTGGAAGCGGCGGAAGAGGTACTGCCACAGGTGTCGGCCGTGCTCAAGAAGGATGTGTTACGTCATGCCAAGCAATGGGGGATGCGCATTTACACGGGAACACGGGTGGAGAACACTGTAATTGAAAACGGACGGGTACACCTGCATGTAAAGACTTCTACTGGTAGTGATACGATTGAAAGTGAAAAAGTGCTCGTCACAATCGGGCGTACACCATACACAGAAGGTCTCGGACTTGCACAGGCGGGAGTGCTGACGGATGAACGCGGCTATATTCCGGTAGATGAGCAGTGTCGGACAAACCGCCCACATATTTTTGCGATTGGGGATTGTACACCGGGCCCGGCGCTGGCGCATCGCGCATCCAAGCAGGGGATTGTGGCAGCGGAAGTAATTGGTGGGCTGCCGAGTGCGGTGGATTCTCCTTTTATTCCGTATGTGATTTTTACGGAGCCAGAGATCGCAGGAGTAGGTTTGACACGGGAAGAAGCCGAACAGCAGGGATATGCTGTGAAAGTGGGTCAGTTCCCGATACGTGCGAATGGACGTGCACTTGCGAGTGGAGAAGCCGACGGGATGGCCGAAGTGATTGTAGAGGCAGACAGTCATCTGCTGCTCGGTTTTCATATGGTTGGACCGGACGCATCGAACTTGATCGGGGAAGGAGTGCTGGCTTTGGAGATGGGAGCTCGGGTAGAAGATATCGCGCTGACTATGCACCCGCATCCGACAATCAGTGAGGTATGGCTCGAAGCGGCCTGTGCAGCACTCGGGCATGCGATTCATGTTGTGAATAAATAG
- a CDS encoding dihydrolipoamide acetyltransferase family protein, which yields MVEFKLPDVGEGMHEGEITRWLIAEGDHVEQDQPVVEVQTDKVNAELSAPVSGVITQLLFAAGDTVHVGQVMFVIDDGVGEKVEMETAAIQSEEREVASSVSNVVLAVPSVSETHRALATPYVRQLARSLGIDLEQVAGSGPAGRVLEEDIRRFAKSESIQDRESQVVAVTTDQMPPEVKQPVIVAPHLASNLPQEAEERIKLAGIRKKIAEHMVKSVTIIPHVTHFDDMEMDALIALRSRMKLHAEEIGVKLTYLPFFIKATVIALKQFRMFNASVDDSTGEIVLKNYYHIGVAADTEQGLVVPVIKHADRKSIFDIAREVGELAEKARTGKLTLADMSGGTFTITSVGSVGGQQATPIINHPEAAILALHKIEPRAVVRSREIVIRDMMNVSLSFDHRIIDGVASVRFTNRIKQLLENPELLFMELV from the coding sequence ATGGTAGAGTTTAAGCTTCCTGATGTGGGAGAGGGGATGCATGAGGGGGAAATTACCCGCTGGTTGATCGCAGAAGGCGATCATGTGGAGCAGGACCAGCCGGTAGTTGAAGTGCAGACTGATAAGGTAAATGCGGAGTTGTCTGCGCCGGTTAGTGGTGTGATTACGCAGCTGTTGTTTGCAGCAGGGGATACGGTACATGTCGGGCAGGTCATGTTTGTGATTGACGATGGGGTGGGAGAGAAAGTAGAAATGGAAACGGCTGCGATACAGTCAGAGGAAAGGGAAGTAGCTTCTTCGGTCTCCAACGTTGTTCTAGCAGTACCATCTGTTTCCGAGACTCACCGTGCACTGGCAACTCCATATGTGCGGCAGCTGGCACGCAGTCTGGGGATTGATCTGGAGCAAGTAGCAGGCAGCGGTCCGGCAGGTCGTGTACTTGAGGAGGATATACGCCGATTTGCAAAATCGGAGTCGATACAGGATAGGGAATCACAGGTGGTTGCTGTTACCACAGATCAGATGCCGCCTGAAGTAAAACAGCCTGTCATCGTTGCGCCGCACCTAGCAAGTAACCTGCCGCAAGAAGCGGAAGAGCGAATAAAACTTGCTGGCATCCGTAAAAAAATCGCTGAGCATATGGTAAAGTCCGTAACCATTATCCCGCATGTGACCCATTTTGATGATATGGAGATGGATGCGCTGATCGCACTTCGCAGCCGAATGAAGCTGCATGCTGAGGAGATAGGTGTGAAGCTGACGTATTTACCGTTTTTCATCAAGGCAACTGTTATTGCACTCAAACAATTCCGCATGTTTAATGCATCGGTTGATGACAGCACCGGCGAGATCGTTCTGAAAAACTACTATCATATCGGCGTGGCAGCAGACACCGAGCAGGGGCTGGTCGTGCCTGTCATCAAGCATGCAGATCGAAAATCGATTTTTGACATTGCCAGAGAAGTTGGGGAACTTGCGGAGAAAGCACGTACGGGCAAATTAACGCTGGCCGATATGAGCGGCGGTACATTTACGATCACAAGCGTTGGATCGGTTGGCGGTCAGCAGGCCACGCCGATCATCAATCACCCGGAAGCCGCGATTCTTGCTCTGCATAAAATAGAGCCGCGTGCCGTTGTACGAAGCCGTGAGATCGTCATTCGCGACATGATGAATGTGTCGCTATCGTTTGACCACAGGATTATTGATGGTGTGGCGTCTGTGCGATTTACAAACCGGATCAAGCAGTTGCTGGAAAATCCGGAACTTCTATTTATGGAGCTGGTATAG
- a CDS encoding alpha-ketoacid dehydrogenase subunit beta: MNRKFTMIQAITEALDQKLADDPRVMLLGEDIGVNGGVFRATEGLLSKHGAERVVDTPLAESGIIGSAIGLSLNGMLPVAEIQFLSFIYPAFEQVVSHAARLRHRTRGQFTTPLVIRTPYGAGIRGPELHSESVETFFVHTPGLKVVVPATPYDAKGLLISAIEDPDPVLFLEPTRLYRAFKEEVPEEMYRVPIGKARIVEEGSDLSIFAWGSMMRTAQLAAKQIAQEKGWSCEIIDLRSLYPLDLDTIIASVKKTGRALIVHEAHKTAGLGAEITSLINDEALIYLKAPVKRITGYDVPVPFFTLEDSYMPTPARIRQGIIDTMQF; this comes from the coding sequence ATGAATCGAAAGTTCACCATGATCCAGGCCATTACTGAAGCGCTTGATCAGAAGCTGGCGGATGATCCGCGAGTTATGCTGCTTGGCGAGGACATCGGCGTAAACGGAGGCGTATTTCGGGCGACAGAAGGGCTGCTCTCGAAACATGGAGCGGAGCGAGTGGTCGATACGCCGCTTGCTGAATCTGGCATTATTGGGTCCGCGATTGGGCTTTCACTAAATGGTATGCTCCCGGTGGCAGAAATTCAATTTCTTAGTTTTATTTACCCGGCATTTGAGCAGGTCGTCTCACATGCGGCTCGTCTGCGTCATCGGACGCGAGGGCAATTCACGACACCGCTTGTGATTCGTACGCCATATGGTGCAGGGATTCGTGGACCGGAGTTGCATTCGGAGAGTGTGGAGACGTTTTTTGTGCATACACCGGGTTTAAAAGTAGTCGTACCTGCCACGCCGTATGATGCTAAAGGATTGCTGATCTCGGCGATTGAAGATCCGGACCCGGTATTGTTCCTTGAACCGACCCGGCTGTATCGTGCGTTCAAGGAAGAGGTACCGGAAGAGATGTATCGCGTTCCGATTGGCAAGGCCCGGATCGTGGAGGAAGGAAGTGACCTATCGATTTTTGCGTGGGGGAGTATGATGCGCACCGCCCAGCTGGCAGCGAAGCAGATCGCACAGGAGAAGGGATGGAGCTGTGAGATTATTGATCTTCGCTCCTTGTATCCGCTTGATCTGGATACGATTATTGCTTCAGTGAAGAAAACAGGACGTGCGCTAATCGTGCACGAAGCGCATAAAACAGCCGGACTTGGTGCTGAAATCACGTCGCTGATTAACGACGAGGCGCTCATTTATTTAAAAGCACCCGTAAAACGTATAACTGGATACGATGTGCCGGTTCCGTTTTTTACATTGGAAGATTCATATATGCCGACACCGGCACGCATTCGGCAGGGCATTATTGACACGATGCAATTTTAG